The sequence CCGCCAATTCGCCAACATAAAGCGGTTCGCCCAACATATCCCATTTAAAAGCCGTTGCTTTCAAGTTCATCCGGATGCGCTCGTAGGTGAGGTTCTCCCCTCCGCCACCTCGCGGCCTGCGGGTCTTAAAGCGAATTCCGACTTCGGTATCTTCGAACACACAATCGTGCACGTAAAGGTTTCTGATCACTGCAGCCGTTTCGCTGCCAACGGTAATACCTCCGTGTCCTTCCCGCGCCAGGCAATAGCGAACCACCACATTTTCGGTTGGCTTATTCACCCGCAATCCATCATATCCGCGGCCTGCTTTCATGGTAAAACAATCGTCGCCACAGGCCAAAGTACTGTATTCAATCAATACATTTCGGGTCGACTCAATGTCAATTCCATCGCCGCGGGGAACACCAACCGAATTCACGTTAATTCCGCGAATAATAACACCGTCGCAATAAATCGGAACAACGTTCCAGAAGGCTGTATTTTCGAGCGAAACGCCTTCAATGTAGACGTTTGTACAATTAATCGGTGAGATAAACATGGGCGGAAAAATGGTTCCCGATTCCTGGTTACCATCAAACATCCTATCGGCGATCGGCGTTGTCGCCTCGATCACATTTTCAATAACTCCGGAACGATCAATCCGGTCCCGGATATCGCCGCCTGTCGGTCCAATTAGTTTTCCACCACCGGTAATCGCGATGTTATTTTGACCATTGGCATAAACACAAGCACCAAGTGACATTACTTCTACTCCCTCGATACGCGTGAAAACTGCCGGCTGAAAATCCTTCACCCGACCGCTGAAGCGCAGAACTGTTCCTTCTGAAATATGCAAATTGACATTCGACTTCAATTCAACCCGTCCTGTCAGCCACTCCCCCGTTGGCAATATGACCACACCTCCTCCGCGCTGGCTCAAATTTGAAATCGCATCGTTGATTGTTACGGTATTAACAACATCTGCAGAAAGCTGCAAATGGATTGTGTCAGATGGAAAAGTTGGCTTGGAAAACTGAACCGTCTCGAAAGGCGCTTCAACCGGAGCAATTTTTTCGGGCAAGTTCGCATGCCCTACCTCTTCAACTGTCGGGATTGGCGCCAACGTCCATTCGGAGCTCTTTTGGGAAGAATAATTGCAACCGTAGAAAAGCAGGAAAACAGGAAGAAAATAGTAAAACGTCTTATTCATAATCGTTCAAGTTCAGTTCTGTTTGTTCGCCTCAAAACTAATCAACTTTTACGACTCATGAAAACGTTTACATTTCAAATTCCTCAAATATCAGGAATTTAATTACGCCAAAAATTTAAAATGAAAATTGGATTATCGACGTTCCTGGAAAAAAGCGGTCATTAAATCAGCGCAGTCTTCAGCCATCACACCGCTCACCACTTCCGTTTTGGGATGAAGTCCTTTCGGCGCAAATTTGCTGAAGCCTCGTTTTTCATCGCTGGCTCCGTAAACCAGTTTTCCCAATTGCGCCCAGCCCAATGCCCCGGCACACATCACACAGGGTTCGAGCGTGACGTAAAGCGTACATTCATTGAGGTATTTACTTCCCAACAAATTGGCCGCAGCCGTAACCGCCTGCATTTCGGCATGAGCGGTAACATCCGTTAAAGTCTCGGTGAGGTTATGCGCACGAGCAATAATCCGGTTATTTGCAACAACCACTGCGCCAACCGGAACCTCGCCTTCTTCGTACGCCAATTGTGCTTCCTGGAAAGCACGTTTCATAAAGTAAACATCGTCAAAGGGCTGCATGGTCAAATCAATTCAATATTAATGACAAACCTACCAATTATATTGCTAAAATCTGTTTATTTTTGCAGGCAAACAAAAAAGTAACGACCATTATGTACAGAACGCACACCTGTGGTGAACTTCGTATCGAACATCAGGGTAAAGAAATAACATTGGCCGGATGGGTACAACGGAAACGTGAACTAGGCGGAATGACTTTCGTTGATTTACGCGACCGCTTTGGAATTACCCAGCTGGTTTTTGATGAGAACTCGTCTGCTGAACTGAAAGAGAATATTAAAAAGCTGGGCCGCGAATTTGTAATTCAGGTAACCGGAACTGTTCGCGAACGCAGCAGTAAAAACAAAAATATTCCTACCGGCGACATTGAAATTGAAGTGAGCAAACTTTCGATTTTGAGCCCGTCGGCTGTTCCTCCGTTTACCATTGAAGATGAAAGTGACGGTGGAGACGATATCCGGATGAAGTATCGCTACCTGGACCTGCGCCGTAACCCGGTTCGCGAAAACCTGGTGCTGCGTTCGAAAATGGCACACGAAATTCGCACATATTTGAACGAGCGCGATTTTATTGAAACGGAAACTCCGGTTTTGATGAAATCGACTCCGGAAGGAGCACGCGACTTTGTGGTTCCATCCCGCTTAAACCCGGGTGAATTCTATGCGTTGCCACAATCGCCGCAAATCTTCAAACAACTATTGATGGTAGCTGGCTTCGACCGCTACTACCAAATTGTAAAGTGCTTCCGCGACGAGGACTTGCGTGCCGACCGTCAGCCTGAATTCACGCAAATCGACTGCGAAATGTCGTTTGTTGAACAAGAAGACGTGTTGAACATGTTCGAAGGTTTGACAAAGCAGTTGTTCAAAACAACGAAAAATGTAGAAGTAGGCGAATTCCTTCGCATGCCTTATTCTGAAGCGATGTCGAAATACGGTTCAGACAAACCGGACATCCGTTTCGAAATGCTGATCAACGACATCAGCGAAGTGGTAAAAGGAAAAGACTTTAAAGTTTTCGACGACGCTGAATTCATTGGTGCTATTTGTGCTAAAGGCTGCAGCGAATACACCCGCAAGCAATTGGACGCTTTGACCAATTGGGTGAAACGTCCGCAAATTGGCGCCCAAGGAATGGTTTACCTGAAGTGTAACACAGACGGTAGCCTGAAATCATCAGTGGACAAATTCTACAGTGAAGAAGACCTGAAACAATGGGCTGACATTTGTGGAGCTGAAACCGGCGATCTTGTACTGGTACTGTCGGGTGCCAAAGAAAAAACATTGAAAGCATTGGGTGAATTGCGCCTTGAAATGGCCAACCAACTCGGCTTACGCGATAAAAATACATTCAAACCACTTTGGGTGATCGACTTCCCATTGCTGGAATGGGACGAAGAAACACAGCGTTTCTACGCGATGCACCACCCGTTCACGGCTCCGAAACCGGAAGATATTCCGTTGCTGGAAACTGATCCGGGTAAAGTTCGTGCAAACGCTTACGATTTGGTGATCAACGGCGTTGAAATCGGTGGTGGATCTGTCCGTATTTTCAACTCAGAATTGCAGGCGAAAATGTTCGATTTGCTGGGCTTCACTAAAGAATCGGCTGAAGCGCAATTTGGCTTCCTAATGAGCGCCTTCAAATACGGAGCTCCTCCGCATGCGGGTATCGCCTTCGGCTTCGACCGATTGGTATCACTGTTCTGTGGCTTAGACAGTATCCGCGACACCATTGCATTCCCGAAAAACAACTCAGGACGCGATGTGATGAACGATGCACCATCACCAATTGCCGATGCTCAGTTGGACGAACTGAATATCAAACTCGATCTGAAAGAAGACAAATAATCATCAACGATGATATCATGCAAAAAGGGAGCTCAACGCTCCCTTTTTTATTTCTTCAAAAAGTCTTCCCGAATTGGGTTGAAACTATCCACTAAACGCGCAGTCGGCGTCAGTAATTGAATCGTATGCTTCTTTCCGGATGGAGCAGCAAACATATCCCCAGCTTTCAATTTTACGGGTTCTTCATCCTCACAGAAGAAGATAATCTCTCCCGCTGCAACATAGGATGTTTGCTCGTGCGGATGACTATGCGGCGGCTCTGGTTGTTCCCAGGGGCCGTCCGTGAAATCAATCAGCACGGTCATCAGGTTAGAGGTATGGATGATCTTGCGTTCCAAACCTTCTCTTACTTTTTCATAAGGGACTTCGTCGAACATTAGTGTAGCCATGATGTCGTTTAGTTTACAAATGAAAAAAGGGAAACCCGCATGAGTTTCCCTTCTATGTATTGTCTTAAAAAGATTACTTTTCAGTGTCTTTCTTTCTTGACGAATAGTTGATGTGCAACGCAGAAGCTTTACGCAACTCTTGTTTGATATCGGAAACGATACCCATTTTTGCGAATTCATCAACTTTCAGAGATGTAATCATCATTGGCACCTCAGCTTCATCGCGAGCTTCACGCTCAGCTGTAATGAAGTCTAAAATATCAGATGGTTGAGCAAATTGATCGTTCAACTGAATACGTGGTTCTGATCCGAATACATGTTGGTATTGCGGCATCGGCTCACCTACGTAAATATAACTTACCAATGATTTCTTTTCCAATTTGGATAGTTCAGTGGCTGCGGGAACTTTAACCTTAACCATCAAGGTAACTTCCCTCATCGTTGTACTAACCATGAAGAAGAACAACAACATGAACACGATATCGGGCAATGAAGCTGTCGAAATTGGTGGCAATTCTTTACCACTATCTTTTCTAAATTTAGACATACTTATTTCCCTCCAACTTTTTTAGGTTCGGCCTCGGAGATCTTAGACGGATAAATTTCTTTAATCGCGTCTTGTTGATCGCTCTCGAGTTTCTCAAACGATTTGCCAAACTTTTGTTCTGCTAATTCTTCTCTCAAATCATTAATGGCACCAACCAACTCGTTTTGAACAGCGAGATATGTTCCGTACGATGTACCACGGTCGTTTTGCAGTGAGATTACCCCTTTTGTGATTCCATATTCCCCGAAGTAAGGAACTTCTTTATAAGTCTTTTCGGGCAAATTTTCTGAATTATTAGGGTTAGCCATAAATTCTTTGGCCTTTTCTCTCAACTCTTCAACGCGACCGATTTCGCCTTCAACCAGTAATTGGTCGTTAGCATTTACCAACACCACGAAAACGTTACGTTCCTTAATAGGAGGTGTATCGTCATTTTGTTGATCTTCAGGTGGCATTGGCGGCAATCTACGTTCCAAACCGCTATCAACATCCATTGTGGTCGTTACCAGGAAAAAGATAAGCAACATGAAGGCAATATCAGCCAAAGATGCTGCGGGTATTTCAGGTACTTTTCTAGCCATAATCTAATTTTTCCTGTAATTAATCCACAATAAATTATTTCAATAAACGAGTTAACGGTGCTACCGCGATGGCGATAATTGTTAAGAACAACAGGATATAAGTTGCATACAAAGTAGTACCAATCCACTTAGAAACAGTGTTGGTTAAGCTACCATCAGCAACAAATTTATCCACACCATAGAATTGAGGAATAGCGTCCGATGCTAAAACGTAAGCAAGAACAAGAACTACGCCTGCAAATACAAGAGCTGTTAAGCCTTTTTTAGCAGCAGCTTTATCCGAGAATGTGTGAATTAACGCAAATACAAGTGCAATAATAGTACTGGCGCCCAACAGGATGTATGACCAAGACAAGTTTGTGTTGATCCAGGTTCCCATGGTAGCATCAGCTTTATCATCGCTAAGATTCATCATCATTGACACAATCAAGATAGCTGAAACTGCCAAAAGTACATACATCAGAATGCTTAATACTTTTTCTAGTTTCATAACTTCAATTATTTTTTAAGATTGTGTTTTACTAAGATGTCGATCAAAGAAATAGAAGCGTCTTCCATGCTGTTTACGATACTGTCGATTTTAGCCAAACAGTAGTTGTAGAAAATTTGAAGAATCATCGCAACAACAAGACCAGATACTGTTGTAATCAAGGCCACTTTAATACCACCGGCAACCAACGCAGGACTAATATCACCAGCAACTTCGATAGCATCGAAAGCCTCGATCATACCGATTACTGTACCCATGAACCCTAACATAGGAGCCAAAGCAATAAACAGAGCCAACCAGCTCAAACCTTTTTCCAACAAACCAGCTTGTACACCACCGTAAGCTACAACTGTTTTTTCTACTACGTCGATACCTTCGTCTGAACGATCAAGACCTTGGTAGAAGATGCTTGCAACAGGACCGCGAGTATTACGGCACACTTCTTTTGCAGCTTCGATACCACCTGTAGCCAAAGCGTCTTCAACTTTCAACAATAATTTTTTGTTGTTTGAAGTTGACAAGTTCAGATAGATAACACGTTCCAAAGACAATGCAAGACCTAAGATCAAACAGATCAATACGAATGACATGAATCCGGCGCCCCCTTCGATGAACTTCTGTTTCAGCTCACTGTGCAAAGATTGACCTTGCTCAGCAGTAGCAGCTGTTTCTTCTTCTGCATCAGCAGAAACAGCTGGTGCAGACGGTTCAGCAGCAACAACTTCAGTTGAATCAGCCTCGGTTTGATCCTGAGCTACGGCATTGTTCGATGCTCCAATGTAAAGCATCCCAAGAACTGCTATAAACGCAAATAGTTTTTTCATCATTGGTTTCAATTTTAATTAGTAAATCTCCTTAATTTTTATTTTTATACTATTTGTATTGATTATTCTGTCAGAATAGTAATGAACCTTCTACCCTTTCCAAAACATTTTCAATTTTTTCATGCTTAAGTTTTTCACAAAGAACGGAACTGCGGAGAGAGAGGGATTCGAACCCTCGGTACCCTTTTGAGGTACACACGCTTTCCAGGCGTGCCAGTTCAGCCACTCCTGCACCTCTCCAAGATCTGGCTCCTGTAAATTCGGGCTGCAAATTACAAAAAAATTGTGAAAAAAAAATAACTACTCACTTATTTCACCGCTCATGCTTTTATTCATGTAAAGCTTGATATCGTCCTCACTTAAACCTTGTCCCAACAAAAACATCAGCTTGGTTACAGCGGCTTCTGTCGTCATGTCTTTTCCGCTGATTACACCGGCATTCAATAGTTCCTGACTCGTCTGATAGTGCCCCATCTTGACGGCCCCTCCTTCGCACTGTGTTACAGTGACAATAAGAATCCGGAGACGGGTTGCCTTCCTGATCAATCGAATGAACCATGGTGCGGTTGGGACATTTCCTGAGCCATAAGCTTCCAATACGATTCCGCGAAGCCCGGGAATGCTCACGATGCTCTCAAAAACGGCTTTGCTAATACCCGGAAAAATTTTCAAAACCACGACATTTTCATCAAAAGCCGTGTTCACATTTAATATTCCCTTTTTTCGGGAATAATAAATATTCTCAAAATAGTACTTTATATCGACCCCTGCTTTAGCCAGCAGCGGATAATTCTGCGAATTGAATGCACTGAAGTGATCGGCGTGGCGTTTCTTAGTCCGATTACCGCGCATGAGTTTAAAATCGAAGTAAATGCACACTTCGGGAACAACAGCCATCCCGTTCTGTTTTGCGGCTGCTATTTCAATGGAAGTAATGAGGTTTTCTTTCCCGTCGGTGCGTAAAATACCGATCGGCAACTGGGATCCGGTTAGTACCACCGGCTTATCGAGGTTTTCGAGCATGTAGCTCAGCGCCGATGCAGTGTAGGCCATGGTGTCTGTTCCGTGGAGGACAACAAAACCATCAAACCTGCTGTAATTTTTTTCGATTAATTTGGCGAGCTTGGACCATTTGCGCGGCGTCATGTTCGACGAGTCGATC is a genomic window of Mangrovibacterium diazotrophicum containing:
- a CDS encoding ExbD/TolR family protein, producing MSKFRKDSGKELPPISTASLPDIVFMLLFFFMVSTTMREVTLMVKVKVPAATELSKLEKKSLVSYIYVGEPMPQYQHVFGSEPRIQLNDQFAQPSDILDFITAEREARDEAEVPMMITSLKVDEFAKMGIVSDIKQELRKASALHINYSSRKKDTEK
- the aspS gene encoding aspartate--tRNA ligase, yielding MYRTHTCGELRIEHQGKEITLAGWVQRKRELGGMTFVDLRDRFGITQLVFDENSSAELKENIKKLGREFVIQVTGTVRERSSKNKNIPTGDIEIEVSKLSILSPSAVPPFTIEDESDGGDDIRMKYRYLDLRRNPVRENLVLRSKMAHEIRTYLNERDFIETETPVLMKSTPEGARDFVVPSRLNPGEFYALPQSPQIFKQLLMVAGFDRYYQIVKCFRDEDLRADRQPEFTQIDCEMSFVEQEDVLNMFEGLTKQLFKTTKNVEVGEFLRMPYSEAMSKYGSDKPDIRFEMLINDISEVVKGKDFKVFDDAEFIGAICAKGCSEYTRKQLDALTNWVKRPQIGAQGMVYLKCNTDGSLKSSVDKFYSEEDLKQWADICGAETGDLVLVLSGAKEKTLKALGELRLEMANQLGLRDKNTFKPLWVIDFPLLEWDEETQRFYAMHHPFTAPKPEDIPLLETDPGKVRANAYDLVINGVEIGGGSVRIFNSELQAKMFDLLGFTKESAEAQFGFLMSAFKYGAPPHAGIAFGFDRLVSLFCGLDSIRDTIAFPKNNSGRDVMNDAPSPIADAQLDELNIKLDLKEDK
- a CDS encoding nucleoside deaminase, with translation MQPFDDVYFMKRAFQEAQLAYEEGEVPVGAVVVANNRIIARAHNLTETLTDVTAHAEMQAVTAAANLLGSKYLNECTLYVTLEPCVMCAGALGWAQLGKLVYGASDEKRGFSKFAPKGLHPKTEVVSGVMAEDCADLMTAFFQERR
- a CDS encoding cupin domain-containing protein — translated: MATLMFDEVPYEKVREGLERKIIHTSNLMTVLIDFTDGPWEQPEPPHSHPHEQTSYVAAGEIIFFCEDEEPVKLKAGDMFAAPSGKKHTIQLLTPTARLVDSFNPIREDFLKK
- a CDS encoding MotA/TolQ/ExbB proton channel family protein; this translates as MMKKLFAFIAVLGMLYIGASNNAVAQDQTEADSTEVVAAEPSAPAVSADAEEETAATAEQGQSLHSELKQKFIEGGAGFMSFVLICLILGLALSLERVIYLNLSTSNNKKLLLKVEDALATGGIEAAKEVCRNTRGPVASIFYQGLDRSDEGIDVVEKTVVAYGGVQAGLLEKGLSWLALFIALAPMLGFMGTVIGMIEAFDAIEVAGDISPALVAGGIKVALITTVSGLVVAMILQIFYNYCLAKIDSIVNSMEDASISLIDILVKHNLKK
- a CDS encoding biopolymer transporter ExbD, producing the protein MARKVPEIPAASLADIAFMLLIFFLVTTTMDVDSGLERRLPPMPPEDQQNDDTPPIKERNVFVVLVNANDQLLVEGEIGRVEELREKAKEFMANPNNSENLPEKTYKEVPYFGEYGITKGVISLQNDRGTSYGTYLAVQNELVGAINDLREELAEQKFGKSFEKLESDQQDAIKEIYPSKISEAEPKKVGGK
- a CDS encoding asparaginase produces the protein MLINPMNSQVPSILIIYTGGTIGMVQKEGGALNPVKFDQILDEVPELSRLGYHLESLTFSPPIDSSNMTPRKWSKLAKLIEKNYSRFDGFVVLHGTDTMAYTASALSYMLENLDKPVVLTGSQLPIGILRTDGKENLITSIEIAAAKQNGMAVVPEVCIYFDFKLMRGNRTKKRHADHFSAFNSQNYPLLAKAGVDIKYYFENIYYSRKKGILNVNTAFDENVVVLKIFPGISKAVFESIVSIPGLRGIVLEAYGSGNVPTAPWFIRLIRKATRLRILIVTVTQCEGGAVKMGHYQTSQELLNAGVISGKDMTTEAAVTKLMFLLGQGLSEDDIKLYMNKSMSGEISE
- a CDS encoding glycoside hydrolase family 28 protein, translated to MNKTFYYFLPVFLLFYGCNYSSQKSSEWTLAPIPTVEEVGHANLPEKIAPVEAPFETVQFSKPTFPSDTIHLQLSADVVNTVTINDAISNLSQRGGGVVILPTGEWLTGRVELKSNVNLHISEGTVLRFSGRVKDFQPAVFTRIEGVEVMSLGACVYANGQNNIAITGGGKLIGPTGGDIRDRIDRSGVIENVIEATTPIADRMFDGNQESGTIFPPMFISPINCTNVYIEGVSLENTAFWNVVPIYCDGVIIRGINVNSVGVPRGDGIDIESTRNVLIEYSTLACGDDCFTMKAGRGYDGLRVNKPTENVVVRYCLAREGHGGITVGSETAAVIRNLYVHDCVFEDTEVGIRFKTRRPRGGGGENLTYERIRMNLKATAFKWDMLGEPLYVGELAERLPARDVNELTPWYKNIHAKDILIENCTHFVKVFGIPESPLEGLTIENVEANCTNFFYSHDLDQGTLKNMRLNANDSILEFVDSRNLKFENIDFKTLAGKLDLKVEGNLSDSIEFVDCSPIDDQLWVKE